From the bacterium HR17 genome, the window GGCATTTGCGGTTTCGTGAGTTTGCAGCCCGTTGACGGTGGCGAGCGTATTCTGCAGCGGATGGTAGAAACGCTTCGCCATCGCGGTCCAGATGGGTGTAATGTGTGTCGCGTAATGCGTAATGCTTACTTGGGACATACCCGCCTTGCCATCATTGACCTTTCGGAAGCGGGCAGGCAGCCGATGCCCAACGAGGACGGTTCTGTTTGGGTCACCTACAACGGCGAAATTTACAACTTCCTTGAATTGCGGGCTTTGTTGGAGCAAAAAGGGCATCAATTCCGCTCCCGCACCGACACCGAAGTCCTCGTCCACGCTTACGAGGAATGGGGCGATAGGTTCGTTCAGAGACTTAGGGGCATGTTTGCCTTCGGCATATGGGACGGGGGACGAGGGACGGGAGATGGGAAGTTGCTTTTGGTGCGGGATCGGCTCGGCGTCAAGCCGCTTTACTACGCCCATTTGCCTGACGGAACGATTGTGTTCGCTTCGGAACTGCAAGCGGTCTTGGAGCACCCTGAAGTCAGCGCCGAAATTGACCCCCTCGCCGTTGACGCTTATTTCGCCTACGGTTACATCCCAGCGCCCTTAACAATTTACAAGTCAGTGCGGAAGTTGCCACCTGCCCATTACCTCGTGTGGGAAAACGGTGAAATTCGTTTGCACCGTTACTGGCAGTTGGATTTCACGCACAAGCGGAGCGAAAGCGAAGATGAACTTGCTGAGGAGTTGCGGGAGAGGTTGAAAGAAACCGTCAAGTTACACATGGTCAGTGATGTCCCGTTGGGTGCGTTTTTGAGTGGCGGGATGGATTCATCGTCCATCGTGGCGTTGATGGCGCAGGTGAGTGACCGCCCCGTCAAAACCTTCTCCATCGGCTTTGACGATGACCGCTACGACGAGTTGCCCTACGCCCGCTTGATCGCCCAGCGTTACGGGACAGAGCACCACGAGTTCACTGTTGCCGCACCGACGGCGGCGTTGATGCCTGATTTGATCGGCTATTTCGGCGAACCGTTCGCTGACAGTTCGGCGTTGCCGACTTACATTGTTTCCAAGATGGCGCGGGGGCATGTCACGGTCGTGCTGTCGGGTGACGGTGGCGATGAGATTTTTGCCGGCTACGAGTGGACGCGAAGGGCACTGCTGTGGGGTAGGGGAGGAGCGGAACCGTCGCTGACGGCGGCGAAGCCGCGCCCCGTTGACCCCTGGCGCGAGGCGCTCATTCGGCACGGCACCGATTGGTGGCACCGATTGGTCAAGGCATGGCGGGACTTCCGGGCAGGTCCTATCGCGACCTTCCAGCGCCGGACTCGCACGCCGTTGCCCATCCGCCAGCTGCTTTACAGCGCTGACCTGCGGACGGCGTTAAACGGGCAAACAGCGGACACCTTCCAAGACGCGTTGCTGCAGGCAGCGCCGGTGAGCGATTGGCGAGAGGCGTTGTTGTATGGCGACATGCTGTTATACTTGCCTGACGATTGCTTGACGAAAGTGGACCGGATGAGCATGGCGGTAGCGTTGGAGGTGCGCCCGCCCTTGTTAGACCACATATTGGTGGAGTTTGCGGCGTCTTTGCCGTTTGAGATGAAACTGCGGGGACGAACGACCAAGTATCTGCTGAAAAAGGCGATGACAAAGGACTTGCCATCCGAAACGATGCAGCAGCGCAAGCAAGGGTTCAGTGTCCCTGTCGCCAAATGGATGCAGGGGCAACTGGCGGAGGAGTTGTTGGCTTTGCTCAGCAAAAATGACCCGTTTGTGAACGGCGAGACGGTGCGGCAAATGGTTGAATGGCACCGCAGCGGCAAAGCCAACTTGGGTCATTTGCTCTGGCGGCTGTATGTTTGGGCGGTGTGGCAGCACCGAAGAGAAACCATCCGTCGGGGATGAACCCTGACGCTACCGAATTCGGAGTGTTGTTAAAAAAATCCGTCGGTAGCGTCACCCTTTACGGGCGACGGCTGTGGAACAGCATGGCAGCGGTTCGGGCGCACTGCCCTTTAAACGACCGAAGTTCCGTTGCCAGCGCGCCGCACCCTTTCGGCGAGGGCGTTGCCCCGATGTCGCAGTGGGGGTAACAGTCCTACCTTTCCAACCCCCCTCTAACGGTCGGGTTCATGCCCGGCTCCCCGATGGCACCCCTCAGTGCCCCGCAATCATGTCCCAAAATTTGAGCGGCTCAGCGCCGCAGCGAACGCTGTGTGAGTTCCCGAAGGGCGAGAGGTGATGGGCGTGTATCGGTTTGCCTTTCTCGTGCACCCGTTGGATGTGAAACGCGATGTCGCCCGAAAGTATCCCATCGCCCAATGGTTGCCTGAAAGTTGGGTGGAAGCCCTCTTACGCTGCATGCGGGTGAAAGTGTTGGGCAAAATCACGGGTGTCCGATCGCTGACAGGCGCCACGACGGAAGGTTGGCTGCTGGGCGTTCCGATGACGGCGCAGATGATGCGCGCTGACGAACGACGGGCGTTGGCGTTGCTTAAGGACGCTTGCCGTCTCGCTGCCGACTTGGGAGCCCACATCGTCGGCTTAGGCGCTTACACCGCCATCGTCGGCAATAACGGTATGGAACTGCAAGAACAATCGCCCTTGCCCGTCACAACCGGCAACAGTTACACCACTTGGACAGCGGTGGAAGCGACGAAATTGGCTGCTGAAGCGATGGGCATTGAGTGGGAACGGGCAACCGCTGCCGTCGTCGGCGCCACAGGCTCCATCGGGCGTGCTTGCGCGCATTTTTTGGCGTGCGGAGCGAAGGGGCAAGGGGTCACATTGCCGCCCGTTGCCCGCGTGACGCTGGTCGGGCGGGACCGCGAGCGGTTGGAGGCACTGCGAGCGGCGTTGAGCCCGCAGGCGGACACCGCAACGCGCGCGACGACCGACATCGCAGATGGGCTGCGGGACGCTGACATCGTCATCACAGTGACGAGCGCAATGGACGCTGTCATTGAGCCAGACCACTTAAAGCCGGGTTGTGTCGTCTGCGATGTGGCGCGCCCGCGCGATGTGTCCGAGCGGGTGAAGCGGGAGCGAGACGATGTGCTGGTCATTGACGGCGGTGTCGTCCGAGTGCCGGGGGCGCCCTGTTGGGAGTTTTCCATTGGGCTGCCTTCTGACCGCACCCTCGCATGCGTTGCCGAGACAATGTTGTTGGCGTTGGAAGGGCGGCTGGAGCCCTTCACCTTGGGGCGAGAGATTCCGATAGAGCGGGTCGTGACCATCGCCGAAATGGCGGCGCGGCATGGGTTCGTCGTAGACGGGCTACGCAGTTTTGAACGGGTCTTGGACGCCGACGCCATCGCTCGCATCCGCCAGCGGGTCAAGGTGGTTGCCGAGCGATGACGCTGCGCGTCCCTTCCGTCGTCACCGCCTCTTGGCAGTCGCCGCAATGGCGATGGTGGGGTGGGTTAGCGCTGGCGGTCGGCATACCCTTTGCCGTTTACCTTCCGACCCTTTACCCCACTTATTGCTTTTTCGCCGACAGCGGCGACTTCATGGCGGCGGCAACGCTCCTGATGCCGCCCCACCCGACAGGCTACCCATGGTTTTGCCTGCTGAACAAGTTATTTGTGACGCTGCTGCCCGTCGGGACGGTTGTCTGGCGTTTCAGTTTGCTGACAGCACTGTTCGTGCCACTGACAGCGGGCGCCGCGTTTTTACTGGTAATGCACCTAACGAACAACGCCCTCGTGGCGCTGGCGACGGCGTGGACGCTGGCGTTTGGGCGGATGCTGTGGTTCAGTGCTGTGTCAACAGAGGTTTACAGTTCCAATCTGTTCCTGACGGTGCTGGCGTTGCTGGCGCTGGTGCGGTTCTGGCAGACAGGTGATAAGCGTTGGTTCTACACCGTCGGGCTGACGGTAGGGTTTGGAGCGGCGCACCATTTGACGCTGCCGCTCATGGCGCTAGGCGGGTTGATAGGGCTGTTAGTGGCACGGCGATGGGTGCCGCAGCGCCCGTCGCTGCGCGATTGGCTGATAGCAACGCTGTTTGTCTGCTTACCCTTGACCTACTACGCTTACTTACCGCTGCGGGCGCCGAAGCCTTACGGAGCGCGCTACTGGCAAAACACGGGCGATGACCCGTCCAAATCGGTGCGGGATTTCGTCCGCTATGTGCTGGGGCAACGGTTCCGCTCTGCGATGGAGGCGCTTCCGGCGCACCAACGGGTGCAGCGGTTCGGCGAGTGGCTGGCGGCTGGCGTCCAGCAACACGGGGCGCTGTTCGTTTTGGGCATTGGGCTGGCGTGGTTGTTAGTTGTGAGGTATTGCGCCTTTTTCGCCGTCACGCTGGGGATGTGGCTGGCGCACATGGCGTTCTATCTCGGCTACGATGTGCCCGACATTGCCTACTTTTTCGTGCCCGCGTGGTCGGTGACGGTGCTGTGGGGTGGGTTAGTAAGCCACGATTTGATGAACTGGCTGCAGAAACGCGCTCCAGTGGTAGCGCTGGTCGTCGCGGGGTTGGCGCTGAGCAGCGCAGAAGTGGCTCTGCTGCACGCTTTGCCTTGGGTCTGGGGCGTGGACAAAGACCGAGGGCGTCGCTATTTAACCGCCGTGCTCCGAGATACACCCCGCAACGCCGCGTTGCTTGTCAGCATTGACGATACGATGTTCAATCTGTGGGCGTTACAAGCCATTGAAGAACGGCGGCGCGATGTGCGGGTCGTTTCGGTTTACGAGTGGCAGCCGACATTGCCGTTACAGCGCCCCGTCGCAACGACGACCGCTGACCTTTACCGATTTTTCAACCCGCAACCGTGGTTCGTTTACCCCGTCAGCCGCTGGGTGGCGCTGCTGAAAAGGGCACCGCCCGTCACAGCAGTGCGTTCCTGCCACGCTCATCGCAGCCCACAGCCTATCGTGCATCGGGCTCGGTTGCTGCCCCCCCCTGACGGTGTCCACATCGGTGGGCTGTTGGTGGCGGAGACGGAAGTGTGTGTGTCACAAGATGCAGCGGCGCTGGGCGGTTACCTTTGGCTGCTGGCACGGCGCCCCGTGAGCATCACCGACGCTAACGGTCCGCAAACGGGCATGTGGGCGTGGTGGTGGTTTTATCAACCCTTCACGCAGTTGCCCCCGGGACGCTGGGTCGTGCGGATGACCGTGGGCTTGCCCGTCATCAGCACCATCGCGCCCGGCGAACTGGAGGTGCGGGGGCTGCCGGTGCTGGCATGGCAGGTGCCGCGTAACGCCGCCCAAATGCAAGGGTTGTGGCAAAAAGCGCGACGCCTCGGCGTCGTCACCGTGTGGGGGCGTTAAGCGGGATTGAAACGCTGCCTTTTGCGATGGGGGAACCCAGCCGCCAGAAAACGGGCTCACATTCTGGGCACCCACACTGTCATCGGTCCTGCGCTTCGGTGCGCCCATGCGAAGTAGGGGATCGCTGTAAAGCGGACGGATTTGGTATGTTGGCGGACTGCACGCAGCGGTTGATACAGGTGCCCTGCCCATATTGATGGCTCTACTGCAACGCCATCGCCTTGCAAGGCGATGATGGGCAGCCCACCGATGGACATTGGGACGGGCTCCAGCGGGCGCTCCTCACACGCCGCAATGAACCACACATCGGCGTCAGGGTTGTCCGCTTGTTCCAAGCAGTAAACGAACGGACCACGCTGGAGAGCGATGCGTCCGGCGTTGGGCTCCACGAACGGATGACAAAGGAGCCACTCAGCGTTCATCGGCAGCGTTACGCCCACTGTGTCGCCGGGCTGCCATGGGCGCTGCAACTGGACGAAAGTTCCCCCTTGCACCTCCCGCCGTTCTGCCCTGTTGACTGTCACCGTCGCCTTGGGACACCACACCGGCACCCGCAGGTGCAAGGTGAAGGTGATAGGGCGGGACGGTTCTATCTGCAGCGTGACTTCGCCATCCCAAGGGTAATTCGTTTGTTGACGCAGGTGCACCGCCACGCCGTTGACGCTGACGGTCGCTTCACTGGCGGCGTAAAGGGTGACGAAAATCCCGTCGTCGGTGACGGCGTAAAGGAAACTGGGCACCATCGGAAGCAATCGGGCGATATTGGGCGGGCAACAAGCACACTCAAAATAGGGTTGCCGCCGATGATAGCCGCGATCCGCCAGCGGGTTGACATAAAAGTAGGACTTGCCGTCCAAGCCGATGCCCGCCAACGCTCCGTTAAACAGCGCCCGTTCTAACACATCCACAAACCGCGCCTCGCCTGTCAGTAAAAACATTCGCCATTGCCACAGGATGTTAGCGATGGCGGCACAAGTTTCGGCGTAGGCGCGCTCGTTGGGCAACTCGTAATCGCGTCCAAAGGCTTCCCCTTCGTGGCGTGCCCCGCAACCCCCTGTGACATACATCCGCTTCTCCGTCAAGTTGTGCCACATCCGTTGCAATGCGTTCATCAGTGCCGTGTCGCCAATTTCGGCGTAAAGGTCAGCGGCGCCTGCGTTCAAGTAGAGTGCCCGCACCGCGTGCCCCGTCACTTCGTCCAGTTCGCGCAAGGGTTTGTGGTCTTGGTGGTAAGGCGAGCCGCCGATGCGTTTGTGTCCCCGTACATCCACGAAAAATTGCGCCAACTCCAGATAGCGCCGCTCGCCTGTCTCGCGATAAAGTTCCACCAGCGCCATTTCAATTTCGGGGTGCCCGTCTGCCGCTTCCTTTTTGCCCCACCCGAACACCTGGGCGATATGGTCAGCAAATCGCCTAGCGACTTTGAGTAAACGCTCATCGCCTGTGACGCGATGATGGGCGATGGCGGCTTGGAACAAATGACCTGCGCAATATAGTTCGTGCATGTCCCGCAAGTTCGTCCAGCGTTGCGCTTTGCGCTCCAGCGAAAAATAGGTGTTTAGGTAGCCGTCAGCGTCCTGCGCCGCTTCAATTTCAGCGATCACACGGTCCATCAGTGCAGTGACAGTGTCGTTAGGTTGCACCGCCAGCGACCACGCAGCCGCTTCCAACCACTTGTAAACATCGCTGTCGTTGAAATAAAGCCCACGAAACGCACCCCCGACTTTGCCTGCGACGCGTCGGAAGTTATCAATGCGTCCCGTTTGCTCCATCAGGTCGTATTGCGTCGGCAGCGTGATGTCCTGCAAAGCGGACAAACGGGGTTGCCAAAAACCGTCACGCAACTTAACGGCACGGATGGGGACGGGACGCACCTTAGCGTGGGGGCTTTGGGTTGTGTCCACGACGATGCTGCGGTCGCGCACGGTTATGCCACCTCCGTTCGCTCGTGGCGCCATGAGCCCGCTGACACTTAACGTCATCAGCCGCAAAAACCCTCGTCGTTTCATGCGCATCACCCGCGCAACTCACCCTGACACGAGCCCGCTGCACTCCTCAATTTTGCCCCACGCTTTGCCCCTTCGTTTTTTTTTGAGGAACTACTTAGGCAGACACAAGGTCCATTCTGTTGTGTTGAATAATGGTTTTGTTCGGAGGGCGGCTCTCTGAGCCGCCGAAAATCGCGGCGCGTCAGGAGACGCGCCCTCCGAAGGGAAAAACATTGGCGCATCGGGAGACGCGCCCTCCGAACCTCGGAGGGCGGCTCTCTGAGCCGCCGAAAATCGCGGCGCGTCAGGAGACGCGCCCTCCGAAGGGAAAAACATTGGCGCATTGGGAGACGCGCTCTCCGAACCTCGGAGGGCGGCTCTCTTGAGCCGCCGAAAAAAGCGGCGCATCAGGAGATGCGCCCTCCGAGGTGCTGCCAAGAGGGAAGTTCAACAAAAACAATAGAAGCGAGCAATTTGGGGGGTGAAAATGGCTGGGGCGCCTGGCTTCGAACCAGGGACCTCGGGATCCAAAGTCCCGCGCGCTACCAACTGCGCCACGCCCCAGCGGCGCCGAAAGTTATAACACACCCTGCAGATTTTGTGAAGGCGCGTGGCTCTCGGAGGGCGGCTCTCTGAGCCGCCGAATGGCAGCGTGTTCCGAAGAGGAAAACATCGGCGCGTCAGGAGACGCGCCCTCCGAAGGGAAAAACATTGGCGCATCGGGAGACGCGCCCTCCGAACCTCGGAGGGCGGCTCTCTGAGCCGCCGAAAATCGGCGCGTCAGGAGCTCTCGGAGGGCGGCTCTCCTGAGCCGCCGAAAAAAGCGGCGCGTCAGGAGACGCGCCCTCCGAAGGGAAAAACATTGGCGCATCGGGAGACGCGCCCTCCGAACCTCGGAGGGCGGCTCTCTTGAGCCGCCGAAAAAAGCGGCGCGTCAGGAGACGCGCCCTCCGAGGTGCTGCCGAAAATTCAACAGACCACTGTGAAGGCGCCGTTGTCTCCCTCTTGACACCGCGCCCCTTGCGTATTAAACTCAAATTCCGACTGAAAAACTTAACTTTAAAAGAGGTGCATGTTCGGTGGGTTGGTTGGGGCACTTATTGGTGCTGTCAGTGAGCAGTGCGGTGGCGGGTTGGTTGGGCGCGCATTTGCACGGTGACGCATGGCGGGTGCTGGCAGCGATGGTCTTGTTCGCCACGGCGGGGCTAAGTCTGGGCAGCCTCGCCGATCGTGCGTTGCTCTGGCTAACCCGTTCCGTCAGGAGGGCTTGAAGTAATGGAGCATTTCCTGTTACTTTGGTTGCTGGGGTTCATCGTGGGGGTTGTCGGGGGCTTTTTCGGGTTCGGCGGGTCGGCGATTGTCACACCCGCGCTGAACATCCTCGGCTACCCGATGCCCGTCGCCATCGGGACGGACTTGTTGCACATTTTTGGCAAATCGCTGTCGGCGACCGCTAAACATCGCCAACTGGGGCACTTGGACGGGAAAGTGGCGGGGTTGCTGGCGTTGGGCACTGTTCCAGGCATGGAACTTGCGGCGCAACTGGTGCGTCATCTGGCACAAGCAGGCACGGTGGAGACGACTGTGCGGTGGGTGCAACTAACGGTATTGGCGATGTTGGCGGGCATTACCCTTTGGGAGACGCTGTCCGCCCGCAATGGACAACCTGTCCGTTGGCGCGGCATTCTGAGCCGTTTGCCCTTCCCGCCCTTTTTCCACAGCTCCGTTTCGCACCTACAACGGGCATCGGTGTGGAGTTTCGTAGCGTTGGGGTTGGTGACAGGTTTCATGGCGGGCATCATGGGCGGTGGGGGTGGGTTTATCCGCGTGCCAGCGATGATTTACCTGCTGGGTATCCCCACGAAGGTGGCTGTCGGCACCGACCTCGTGGAAGTGCTGCTGTCGGCGGGCTACGGCGCCTTCACCTACGGTTGCAAAGGTTTTTTGGACATGCCGACTGCACTGGTTATGTTGTTCGGCGGCGCATTGGGCGCCCGCTTGGGAGCGTGGGCGACTTTCTACGCACCCAGCCGTCAGTTGCGCGGATTGTTAGGGGCGTTACTGTTGGCATCAGCAGTCAGTGTGGCGTTAAAGCAATTGGGTGTCGGTGGAAAAGTGTTGCCCTTGGTGATTTTGTTCGGCGCGTCGTTGGGCATCACGGGGTTCGTGCTCAGCCTTCTGTGGCAGGGCGTCAAGCAGGCAAAAAGTGAACAGGCGTTAGCGATGTCCGCATCACAACGGTAGTGGGGTTGGCAGAGAAGGGACAGGACGGAGGGCGGTCCGCCCTGTCCCCGTCGGGAGCCACGAAACGGCTTACCCATCCCAAGCCTAACGCTCCCGACCCTCTCTGTCAACCCCGACGACAACCCACTGGAGATGCGGTCACTGTCTTGCAGGCAGAGACCGCGAGGCTGAAAGAGCGTCGGCTCCGCCGCACCCGTATCTCGGGGCGAGCCCACTGAGGACGCACTTGATTGGCTGCAGCGGGGCGCTGCCACGGCGGTTGGAGAGTTGCCGACAAATCCTGC encodes:
- the pigE gene encoding Aminotransferase PigE gives rise to the protein MGVYRFAFLVHPLDVKRDVARKYPIAQWLPESWVEALLRCMRVKVLGKITGVRSLTGATTEGWLLGVPMTAQMMRADERRALALLKDACRLAADLGAHIVGLGAYTAIVGNNGMELQEQSPLPVTTGNSYTTWTAVEATKLAAEAMGIEWERATAAVVGATGSIGRACAHFLACGAKGQGVTLPPVARVTLVGRDRERLEALRAALSPQADTATRATTDIADGLRDADIVITVTSAMDAVIEPDHLKPGCVVCDVARPRDVSERVKRERDDVLVIDGGVVRVPGAPCWEFSIGLPSDRTLACVAETMLLALEGRLEPFTLGREIPIERVVTIAEMAARHGFVVDGLRSFERVLDADAIARIRQRVKVVAER
- the hypBA1_1 gene encoding Non-reducing end beta-L-arabinofuranosidase, coding for MRDRSIVVDTTQSPHAKVRPVPIRAVKLRDGFWQPRLSALQDITLPTQYDLMEQTGRIDNFRRVAGKVGGAFRGLYFNDSDVYKWLEAAAWSLAVQPNDTVTALMDRVIAEIEAAQDADGYLNTYFSLERKAQRWTNLRDMHELYCAGHLFQAAIAHHRVTGDERLLKVARRFADHIAQVFGWGKKEAADGHPEIEMALVELYRETGERRYLELAQFFVDVRGHKRIGGSPYHQDHKPLRELDEVTGHAVRALYLNAGAADLYAEIGDTALMNALQRMWHNLTEKRMYVTGGCGARHEGEAFGRDYELPNERAYAETCAAIANILWQWRMFLLTGEARFVDVLERALFNGALAGIGLDGKSYFYVNPLADRGYHRRQPYFECACCPPNIARLLPMVPSFLYAVTDDGIFVTLYAASEATVSVNGVAVHLRQQTNYPWDGEVTLQIEPSRPITFTLHLRVPVWCPKATVTVNRAERREVQGGTFVQLQRPWQPGDTVGVTLPMNAEWLLCHPFVEPNAGRIALQRGPFVYCLEQADNPDADVWFIAACEERPLEPVPMSIGGLPIIALQGDGVAVEPSIWAGHLYQPLRAVRQHTKSVRFTAIPYFAWAHRSAGPMTVWVPRM
- the asnB_1 gene encoding Asparagine synthetase [glutamine-hydrolyzing] 1 — encoded protein: MCGICGFVSLQPVDGGERILQRMVETLRHRGPDGCNVCRVMRNAYLGHTRLAIIDLSEAGRQPMPNEDGSVWVTYNGEIYNFLELRALLEQKGHQFRSRTDTEVLVHAYEEWGDRFVQRLRGMFAFGIWDGGRGTGDGKLLLVRDRLGVKPLYYAHLPDGTIVFASELQAVLEHPEVSAEIDPLAVDAYFAYGYIPAPLTIYKSVRKLPPAHYLVWENGEIRLHRYWQLDFTHKRSESEDELAEELRERLKETVKLHMVSDVPLGAFLSGGMDSSSIVALMAQVSDRPVKTFSIGFDDDRYDELPYARLIAQRYGTEHHEFTVAAPTAALMPDLIGYFGEPFADSSALPTYIVSKMARGHVTVVLSGDGGDEIFAGYEWTRRALLWGRGGAEPSLTAAKPRPVDPWREALIRHGTDWWHRLVKAWRDFRAGPIATFQRRTRTPLPIRQLLYSADLRTALNGQTADTFQDALLQAAPVSDWREALLYGDMLLYLPDDCLTKVDRMSMAVALEVRPPLLDHILVEFAASLPFEMKLRGRTTKYLLKKAMTKDLPSETMQQRKQGFSVPVAKWMQGQLAEELLALLSKNDPFVNGETVRQMVEWHRSGKANLGHLLWRLYVWAVWQHRRETIRRG